A region of Nostoc flagelliforme CCNUN1 DNA encodes the following proteins:
- a CDS encoding alpha/beta fold hydrolase, which yields MSILTTRDGTEIYYKDWGTGQPIVFSHGWPLNSDSWEAQMVFLADHGYRAIAHDRRGHGRSSQPWDGNEMDTYADDLATLIETLDINGATLIGFSTGGGEVARYIGRHGTARVAKAALISAVPPLMLKTENNPDGLPIEVFDGLRAGSLAERSQLYKDLASGPFFGFNRPGAKVSQGMIDWFWFQGMQAGHKNALDCIKAFSETDFTEDLKKFNVPTLIIHGDDDQIVPIGAAAIASAKLVKNATLKVYPGAPHGLTDTHKDQLNVDLLSFLDD from the coding sequence ATGAGTATACTCACCACCAGAGACGGCACAGAGATATATTACAAAGACTGGGGCACGGGACAGCCTATTGTCTTCAGTCACGGCTGGCCCCTGAATTCCGATAGTTGGGAAGCCCAGATGGTTTTTCTAGCAGACCACGGCTATCGGGCGATCGCTCACGATCGGCGGGGACATGGGCGATCAAGCCAACCCTGGGATGGCAACGAAATGGATACCTATGCCGACGACCTCGCCACGCTGATTGAAACGCTAGATATAAACGGTGCTACTCTGATCGGCTTCTCCACAGGCGGCGGTGAAGTTGCCCGCTATATTGGTCGCCACGGCACAGCACGAGTTGCCAAAGCCGCGCTGATCTCCGCCGTGCCGCCGCTGATGCTGAAGACAGAGAATAATCCCGATGGACTGCCAATTGAAGTGTTCGACGGTCTTCGCGCTGGCTCCCTTGCCGAGCGATCACAACTCTACAAGGATCTTGCCAGCGGGCCGTTCTTCGGCTTCAATCGACCGGGTGCCAAGGTTTCGCAGGGCATGATCGACTGGTTCTGGTTCCAGGGGATGCAGGCGGGACACAAGAACGCCCTCGACTGCATAAAGGCATTCTCTGAGACGGATTTCACCGAGGATCTCAAAAAGTTTAACGTGCCAACGCTGATCATTCATGGCGATGATGACCAGATCGTACCAATCGGTGCCGCCGCGATCGCCTCTGCGAAACTGGTCAAGAATGCCACCCTGAAAGTCTATCCAGGTGCACCCCACGGACTGACCGATACCCACAAAGATCAACTCAACGTCGATCTGCTATCGTTCCTCGATGACTGA